Proteins from one Nicotiana tabacum cultivar K326 chromosome 23, ASM71507v2, whole genome shotgun sequence genomic window:
- the LOC107805778 gene encoding uncharacterized protein LOC107805778: MAVIVLSSSTICCNNFNCISLTETRQFTTTTSSGTLHLSIGYNGLVRGGTCSRVLNFFPCEYVMNCKKIRKKHVGSSRFVIKSSKNDALLVNVKKLRNGISAEEVLRDLKSISEPNEALCLFKSVGEMPRVVHTTETCNYMLEYLRFHERINDMAQVFDLMQKQIIYRSLDTYLIIFKGLNIRGGIREAPFALERMRKAGFVLNAYSYNGLIHLILQAGFWKEGLKVYRRMVSEELKPSLKTYSALMVACGKRRDTETVMRLLSEMDGLGLRPNIYTFTICIRVLGRAGKIDDACAILKRMDDEGCAPDVVTYTVLIDALCIAGKLDVAKEVFVKMKSGCHKPDRVTYITLLDRFSDHGDLDSIRDFLDRMEADGYKADVVSFTILVDALCKVGKVNEAFATLDVMRGKGILPNLHTYNSLIRGLLRTNRVDEALELFDSMESLGIKLTAYTYILFIDHYGKSGEPDKALETFEKMKVHGIVPNIVACNASLYSIAEMGRLGEAKSIFDGIRESGYVPNSITYNMMMKCYSNAGKIDEAIKLLSEMMERGCDPDVIVVNSLIDILYKDGRASEAWAMFYRMKDMKLAPSIVTYNTLLAGLGKEGKIREANELFDSMTLQGCPPNTITYNTLLDSLCKNGEVDKALTLLYQMSGPNCSPDVVTYNTVIFGLAKEKRVTEAFLLYHQMKKKIYPDCVTVYALLPTLVKDGSIEDAVKIVEGFVNRGLNRSERSFWLHLMEGVLGEAELEYSISFAERLASNRLCTNDLIIVPVIRVLCKQKKALDAHALFVKFKNEFGIRPTLRSYYPVVEGLLNVHLKELAWNLFKEMKDAGCSPDVYTYNLFLDELGKSGKVDELFELYEEMLHRGCKPITITYNILISGLVKSNKVERAIDLYYDLVSLGVTPTPCTYGPLIDGLLKVENFDKAKDFFEEMVDYGCRPNCAIYNILINGFGKAGDLEAACGLFNRMKKGGVRPDLKTYTILVDCLCTAGKVDDALHYFEELKSAGLDPDLISYNLMINGVGKSGKMKEALHLLDEMQSRGVTPNLYTYNSLILNLGIAGMLEQAGKMYEELQRLGLEPNVFTYNALIRGYSKSGDPDGAYAVYEKMMVGGCSPNTGTFAQLPN; the protein is encoded by the coding sequence ATGGCTGTTATTGTACTTAGCTCCTCAACAATTTGCTGCAATAATTTCAATTGTATATCTTTAACTGAGACTAGACAATTTACTACTACTACTAGTAGTGGTACACTACATTTATCAATTGGTTATAATGGGTTAGTGAGAGGAGGAACATGTTCAAGAGTCTTGAATTTTTTTCCTTGTGAGTATGTGATGAATTGCAAGAAAATTAGGAAAAAACATGTGGGGTCTTCAAGATTTGTGATAAAAAGTTCAAAAAATGATGCTTTATTGGTTAATGTGAAGAAACTTAGAAATGGCATCTCTGCCGAGGAAGTATTGAGGGATTTGAAGTCTATTTCGGAACCGAATGAAGCTTTGTGTTTGTTTAAATCTGTAGGGGAAATGCCTAGGGTTGTGCATACTACAGAGACATGTAATTACATGCTGGAGTATTTGAGGTTTCATGAGAGGATTAATGATATGGCTCAAGTGTTTGATTTGATGCAAAAACAGATAATATATAGGAGTTTGGAtacttatttgattatatttaagGGTCTGAATATTAGGGGAGGTATACGAGAAGCTCCATTTGCTCTCGAAAGGATGAGAAAGGCGGGGTTTGTGTTGAATGCCTACTCGTATAATGGGTTAATACATTTGATCCTTCAAGCGGGGTTTTGGAAGGAAGGTTTAAAGGTTTATAGGAGGATGGTTTCGGAAGAGCTTAAGCCGAGTCTTAAAACGTATTCTGCGTTAATGGTCGCATGTGGTAAAAGAAGGGATACTGAGACGGTCATGAGATTGTTAAGCGAGATGGATGGGCTGGGATTAAGGCCgaatatttatacttttaccATTTGCATTAGAGTGCTTGGAAGGGCCGGAAAGATTGACGATGCTTGTGCTATATTAAAGAGAATGGATGATGAAGGTTGTGCACCGGACGTTGTTACTTACACGGTTCTCATTGATGCTCTTTGCATTGCTGGCAAGTTGGATGTTGCTAAAGAAGTCTTTGTCAAGATGAAATCTGGGTGCCATAAACCTGATCGAGTAACTTACATCACTTTGCTCGACAGGTTTAGCGATCATGGAGACTTGGACTCTATAAGGGACTTCTTGGACAGGATGGAGGCTGATGGCTATAAAGCGGATGTCGTTTCTTTCACCATACTTGTTGATGCTTTGTGCAAAGTAGGAAAGGTCAATGAAGCGTTTGCTACATTAGATGTAATGAGGGGAAAAGGGATTTTACCTAATCTTCATACTTATAATTCATTGATTAGGGGCCTGCTAAGAACTAACAGAGTCGATGAAGCATTGGAGCTGTTTGATAGTATGGAATCTCTTGGAATTAAGCTTACAGCTTACACGTATATCCTATTTATCGACCATTATGGGAAGTCAGGCGAGCCTGATAAAGCACTTGAAACATTTGAGAAGATGAAAGTTCATGGAATTGTGCCTAACATTGTTGCTTGCAATGCATCTTTGTATAGTATAGCAGAAATGGGAAGGCTTGGAGAGGCGAAAAGTATATTTGATGGAATTAGAGAGAGTGGATATGTTCCGAATTCTATCACCTACAACATGATGATGAAATGCTATAGTAATGCAGGGAAAATTGATGAAGCTATTAAATTACTCTCTGAGATGATGGAAAGGGGCTGTGATCCTGATGTGATTGTAGTCAATTCATTGATTGACATACTTTATAAGGACGGTCGGGCTAGTGAGGCATGGGCAATGTTTTACAGAATGAAGGATATGAAACTGGCTCCTAGCATTGTGACCTACAACACTCTACTGGCTGGATTaggaaaagagggaaaaattCGAGAGGCCAATGAATTATTTGATAGCATGACTCTTCAGGGGTGTCCTCCAAACACAATCACTTACAATACACTTTTAGATAGTCTTTGCAAGAATGGCGAAGTTGATAAAGCCTTGACTCTGCTTTATCAAATGTCCGGACCAAATTgctctccagatgttgtcacttATAACACTGTCATTTTTGGGTTGGCTAAAGAAAAAAGGGTAACCGAAGCATTTTTGCTATACCAtcagatgaagaagaaaataTATCCCGACTGTGTAACTGTGTATGCTCTTCTTCCTACTCTTGTGAAAGATGGTTCAATTGAGGATGCTGTTAAGATTGTGGAGGGTTTTGTTAACCGGGGTTTGAATAGGTCAGAGAGATCCTTTTGGCTACACTTGATGGAAGGTGTTTTGGGTGAAGCCGAATTAGAGTATTCCATTTCTTTTGCAGAAAGACTGGCATCTAATCGTCTTTGCACAAATGACTTAATAATAGTACCTGTTATTAGAGTTCTGTGCAAGCAGAAAAAAGCccttgatgctcatgcacttttTGTTAAGTTCAAGAACGAATTCGGAATTCGTCCAACACTAAGATCATATTATCCCGTAGTTGAAGGACTTCTGAATGTTCATCTTAAAGAATTGGCGTGGAATCTTTTCAAGGAGATGAAAGATGCTGGTTGTTCTCCCGATGTTTATACCTATAATTTATTTCTTGATGAACTTGGTAAGTCAGGGAAGGTTGATGAACTTTTTGAGCTGTACGAGGAAATGCTCCACAGAGGATGTAAGCCGATCACGATAACTTACAATATCCTCATTTCTGGTTTGGTGAAGTCTAATAAAGTAGAGAGAGCGATAGATTTGTACTATGATCTTGTAAGTCTAGGCGTTACACCTACTCCTTGTACATATGGTCCTCTTATAGATGGGCTTTTGAAGGTTGAAAATTTCGACAAAGCAAAGGACTTCTTTGAGGAAATGGTGGACTATGGATGCAGACCTAATTGTGCTATCTACAATATTCTCATAAATGGGTTTGGGAAAGCAGGTGATCTTGAAGCCGCTTGTGGCCTCTTTAACAGAATGAAGAAAGGAGGAGTTAGACCGGATTTAAAGACTTACACTATTCTTGTAGATTGCCTATGCACTGCAGGGAAGGTGGACGATGCTCTGCACTACTTTGAGGAACTGAAGTCAGCTGGCCTTGATCCTGATTTGATTTCTTACAACCTTATGATCAACGGAGTCGGGAAGTCTGGTAAAATGAAGGAAGCATTGCATCTTCTTGATGAGATGCAAAGCAGAGGAGTTACCCCCAACCTTTATACCTATAATTCCTTAATACTCAATCTTGGGATTGCTGGAATGTTGGAGCAGGCCGGAAAGATGTATGAAGAACTTCAGCGGCTGGGTCTTGAACCCAATGTTTTTACATATAATGCTCTTATCAGAGGGTACAGCAAGTCCGGTGATCCGGATGGTGCATATGCCGTTTATGAGAAGATGATGGTTGGGGGCTGTAGCCCAAATACTGGGACTTTTGCTCAGCTACCTAATTAA